One window from the genome of Brettanomyces bruxellensis chromosome 2, complete sequence encodes:
- the RBG1 gene encoding GTP-binding protein rbg1 → MTTVQKIEDIEAEMARTQKNKATEKHLGLLKARLAKLRADLLKEAAQSSGGGGEGFDVKKTGVASIGFVGFPSVGKSTLLTKLTGVESEIAAYEFTTLTTVPGFIKYRGAKIQMLDLPGIIEGAKDGKGRGKQVIAVARSCDLIFIVLDVNKPLKDKEIIERELEGFGIRLNRDPPDIIVQPKESGGISITNTVPLTKITTDEVKSVLQEYRMNSCNVSFRCDATVDDLIDVINAQNRRYIPAVYVLNKIDSISIEELELLYRIPNAVPISAGKEWNLDELLGIMWDRLNLVRVYTKPRGKMPDFSDPVVLRGQHCTVRDFCNKIHHTLVDEFKTAQVYGSSVKHQPQYVGLAHVLQDEDVITILKK, encoded by the coding sequence GAAATGGCCAGGACTCAGAAAAATAAGGCTACCGAGAAGCATTTGGGTTTATTGAAGGCAAGACTTGCAAAGCTGAGAGCGGACTTACTTAAAGAAGCAGCCCAAAGTTCTGGGGGAGGTGGAGAAGGATTTGATGTGAAGAAAACAGGTGTCGCATCGATTGGATTCGTGGGATTCCCGTCGGTTGGAAAAAGTACACTTCTTACAAAGCTTACAGGTGTGGAATCAGAGATAGCAGCATATGAGTTCACCACATTAACTACAGTTCCGGGATTCATCAAGTATAGAGGTGCCAAAATACAGATGCTTGACTTACCCGGCATTATCGAGGGTGCAAAGGACGGAAAAGGGCGAGGAAAGCAGGTTATAGCTGTGGCTAGGTCGTGTGACTTGATATTCATTGTTCTAGATGTTAACAAGCCGTTGAAGGACAAAGAAATTATTGAAAGAGAGCTTGAAGGGTTTGGAATTCGACTGAACAGGGATCCACCAGATATTATTGTTCAACCAAAGGAAAGTGGAGGCATCAGTATCACAAATACAGTCCCACTCACAAAGATCACAACTGATGAAGTGAAAAGTGTGCTTCAGGAGTACAGAATGAACTCGTGTAACGTATCATTTAGATGCGATGCGACTGTGGATGACCTTATCGATGTCATCAATGCCCAAAATAGGAGATACATCCCAGCAGTCTACGTGCTTAATAAGATTGACTCCATCTCAATTGAAGAATTAGAGCTTTTATACAGAATTCCAAATGCAGTGCCTATATCAGCGGGAAAAGAGTGGAATTTGGATGAGCTCTTGGGTATAATGTGGGATCGGTTGAATTTGGTTCGTGTTTACACTAAACCTAGGGGAAAGATGCCTGATTTTTCGGATCCAGTTGTTTTACGTGGCCAACATTGCACAGTCAGAGACTTCTGCAATAAAATACATCACACTTTGGTTGACGAGTTCAAAACGGCACAGGTGTACGGAAGTAGTGTGAAGCACCAGCCTCAGTATGTTGGCTTGGCGCATGTACTACAGGATGAGGATGTGATAACGATATTGAAGAAGTGA